GGAGGAGAAAGAGGAGCTCGCCAAGATGGTCAAGGTCCCCATCTCCAAGGACGGATACTACTTCGAGGCACACCAGAAGCTCAGGCCCGTCGACTTCGCAACAGAAGGAGTCTACGTAGCTGGAGCGGCACACTGGCCCAAGTTCATGGACGAGTGTATCGCACAGGCTTCCGGAGCAGCATCCAGGATGCTGACCGTCATCTCGAAGTCCAAGTACATCTCTGAAGGTATCGTTGCAACCTCCAACCCCGACCGCTGTGACGGTTGCGGTGTCTGCGTAGGATGCTGCGACTACAACGCAATCTCCCTCGTACAGCAGCCCAACGGAGCATTCAAGAGCTTCGTCAACGCAGGTCTCTGTAAGGGATGCGGAAGCTGTGTAGCTTCCTGTCCTGCAGGTGCGATGGAGCAGAGAGGATTCAGGAACAAGCAGATCTGCGCCGAGATCGACGCATGTCTCGACTACCCTGTCGGAGGTGAGTGATTTGGCAGACTTCGAGCCCAGAATCGTCACATTCTGCTGCAACTGGTGTTCTTACGCCGGAGCAGACGGAGCCGGTGTCGCAAGGCTTCAGATGCCTACCAACTTCCGTATCATCAGGACAATGTGCTCCGCACGTGTCGACCCCGAGTTCGTCCTTAGGGCATTCTCCAAGGGAGCCGACGGAGTCATGGTCCTCGGATGCCACCCCGCAGACTGCCACTACATCGGCGGTAACTACA
This Thermoplasmata archaeon DNA region includes the following protein-coding sequences:
- a CDS encoding hydrogenase iron-sulfur subunit, whose protein sequence is MADFEPRIVTFCCNWCSYAGADGAGVARLQMPTNFRIIRTMCSARVDPEFVLRAFSKGADGVMVLGCHPADCHYIGGNYRARRRIALLRMVLEQYGFDPKRLKLEWVSASEGEKFQTTIVGFVDTIKELGPTPLKKEAN